The DNA sequence GCTTCCCTGGGTCCTCCAGGTAGGAGATTATCTTATTCAGGAACGCGGAGGCTTCGCCGCCGTCGACCACCCGGTGGTCGAAGGTCAGCGATAGCGGCAGTATCTTCCTGACCTCCACCTTCCCGTCCACCACCCACGGTTTTTCCTTGACCTTGCCCGTGCCGAGGATGGCCACGTCCGGATAGTTTATAATGGGCGTTGCGTAAACGCCGCCGAAGGTGCCGAAGTTGCTTATGGTAAAGGTGCTCCCCTTGAGTTCATCCAGGGTTATCTTCCTCTCTCGCGCCTTCTTGCTCAACTCCTGAAGCTCGCGGGCGAGGTCGAGGATGGTCTTCTTGTCGACCTCCCTCACCACCGAGACCATGAGCCCGTCCGGGGTGTCCACGGCCACGCCGATGTTATAGTATTTTTTTACTACTATCTCTTCGGTGTCCTCGTCCATGCTGCCGTTAAGCCTCTCGTGGGTCACAAGCGCGTGCTGCACGGCCTTCATGAAGAAGGGCATGAACGTAAGGTGCACGCCCTCCAGCCTGGGCACGTCCTTCTCCCTCTCCCGGAGGTCCCAGAGCCTCGTTACGTCGGCGTCGTCCATGCCCGTTACGAACGCGGTCCTCTCCTGAGAGAGTTTCAGGTTCCTGGCGATACTCTTCCTGACGCCCTTCATGGGCACCCTCTCTACGGGGCCGAACCTGTCGCGCGCCTCTTTCCTCGCGGCCTCCGAGCCGCCCCGGACGTCGTCCTCGGTTATGGCCCCGCCCGGCCCCGTGCCGGAGATACCCTTCAGGTCCACGCCGAGCTTTTTGGCGAGGCTCCGGACCTTGGGAGTGGCGAGCACCTCTTCTTCGGTGGGGAGAGTACCCACGACCGAGACGGATTTTTCCCCCTCTTCCTCCACCTCATTCTCGGGCTCTATGACAAAGAGCGTCTCGCCGACCGCGAGCACGTCCCCTTCCGCGCGGCAGAGTTTTAGCACCTTACCCTTCTTCGGGGTAGGCACCTCGACGATGGCCTTGTCGGTCTCGACCTCGGCCACGACCTGGTGCTCC is a window from the Thermodesulfobacteriota bacterium genome containing:
- a CDS encoding dihydrolipoamide acetyltransferase family protein, translated to MPYEFKLPDLGEGIVEGEIVKWHVKEGDPVEEHQVVAEVETDKAIVEVPTPKKGKVLKLCRAEGDVLAVGETLFVIEPENEVEEEGEKSVSVVGTLPTEEEVLATPKVRSLAKKLGVDLKGISGTGPGGAITEDDVRGGSEAARKEARDRFGPVERVPMKGVRKSIARNLKLSQERTAFVTGMDDADVTRLWDLREREKDVPRLEGVHLTFMPFFMKAVQHALVTHERLNGSMDEDTEEIVVKKYYNIGVAVDTPDGLMVSVVREVDKKTILDLARELQELSKKARERKITLDELKGSTFTISNFGTFGGVYATPIINYPDVAILGTGKVKEKPWVVDGKVEVRKILPLSLTFDHRVVDGGEASAFLNKIISYLEDPGKLFIESS